Proteins from one Oscillatoria nigro-viridis PCC 7112 genomic window:
- a CDS encoding 2-phosphosulfolactate phosphatase family protein, which yields MKLFIYHTPELTPADKMPACAIAVDVLRATTTMATALNNGAEAVQVFSDLDKLMASSEKWPADKRIRAGERGGSKVDGFDMGNSPFDCTPEKVTGKRIFISTTNGTRALERVQAAATVLTAALINRKSVVQFLLNKQPETIWIVGSGWEGGYSLEDTVCAGAIAQSLLAESGIPASDFAGNDEVFAAIALYLHWQDRLHELLERASHGQRLLGLGVIEDLKYCAQTDTLDVLPVQREPGVLVKSDFKIPPANFWDISSEKTAN from the coding sequence GTGAAGCTTTTTATTTACCATACCCCGGAACTTACGCCAGCCGACAAAATGCCGGCTTGCGCGATCGCAGTTGATGTGCTGCGGGCGACTACGACAATGGCAACGGCCCTGAATAATGGGGCGGAAGCTGTCCAAGTTTTCAGCGACTTAGATAAGTTAATGGCAAGCAGCGAAAAATGGCCTGCAGACAAGCGGATTCGCGCCGGAGAGCGCGGCGGCAGCAAAGTTGACGGATTTGACATGGGGAATTCCCCCTTCGACTGCACGCCAGAAAAGGTCACTGGGAAGCGAATTTTTATCAGCACAACTAACGGTACTCGGGCTCTGGAGCGAGTGCAAGCTGCTGCAACTGTGTTAACGGCGGCTTTGATTAACCGCAAATCTGTGGTGCAGTTTTTGTTAAATAAACAGCCGGAAACTATTTGGATTGTGGGTTCTGGTTGGGAAGGGGGTTATTCGTTGGAAGATACGGTTTGTGCTGGTGCGATCGCCCAAAGTCTCCTGGCAGAAAGCGGTATTCCTGCGAGCGATTTTGCTGGTAACGATGAAGTATTTGCGGCTATTGCTCTTTATTTGCACTGGCAAGATAGGTTGCACGAATTGTTGGAAAGAGCCAGTCACGGCCAGCGCCTCCTCGGTTTAGGTGTTATTGAAGATTTAAAATATTGCGCGCAAACGGATACTTTAGATGTGCTGCCGGTGCAGCGAGAACCGGGAGTTTTGGTTAAGTCGGATTTTAAAATTCCTCCAGCTAATTTCTGGGATATATCTTCGGAAAAAACGGCGAATTGA
- a CDS encoding lipid-A-disaccharide synthase-related protein, with amino-acid sequence MKLLCLSNGHGEDAIALRILQELQQHPHPPELAVFPLVGEGQAFAQLENARIIGPMQRMPSGGFIYMDGREFLRDVKGGLLQLTIAQFKAIRAWVRTQQQSGNQDGVILACGDIVPLLFAWLSGAPYAFVGTAKSEYYLRDEDGPLARKSRVFGGRSWSRSVYLPWERWLMTRSRCRAVFARDALTAETLQKLGIPAYNLGNPMMDGLEPENPAGFYGPDAEFRERSRSLVITLLPGSRAPEAYANWLLIVEAVAGILSLFADRKLLFFGAISPELNLEALRPSLEFFGWRQDGETRTQRREGSILRPPVSSDREIRKESPNLLLPLTLVQRNATMILTQQSFNDCLYEADLAIAMAGTATEQFVGLGKPAIAIPGNGPQFTPAFAEAQSRLLGPSLILVKHPAEVAGAVQSLLRDPDRLQLIAENGWRRMGEPGAAARIAECLIQRFGGECSNSQLPAID; translated from the coding sequence TTGAAATTACTTTGCCTCAGTAACGGCCACGGAGAAGACGCGATCGCCCTTCGCATCTTGCAGGAACTGCAACAGCACCCGCATCCGCCAGAATTAGCCGTGTTTCCGCTAGTGGGTGAAGGGCAAGCTTTCGCTCAACTAGAAAACGCCCGCATCATCGGCCCGATGCAGCGGATGCCTTCGGGCGGCTTTATTTACATGGACGGGAGGGAATTTTTGCGCGATGTCAAAGGCGGGCTGCTTCAGTTGACAATCGCTCAGTTTAAAGCCATCCGCGCTTGGGTGCGGACTCAACAACAGTCTGGGAATCAAGACGGCGTTATTTTAGCCTGCGGGGATATTGTACCGCTGCTGTTTGCTTGGCTCAGCGGCGCGCCCTATGCCTTTGTCGGTACTGCCAAGTCCGAGTATTATTTGCGGGACGAGGACGGGCCTCTGGCTCGCAAATCCAGGGTCTTTGGTGGGCGGAGTTGGTCGCGATCGGTTTATTTGCCTTGGGAGCGCTGGTTGATGACTCGATCGCGCTGTCGGGCCGTTTTTGCCAGGGACGCGCTCACCGCCGAGACTTTACAAAAGCTGGGAATTCCCGCTTACAATCTCGGAAACCCGATGATGGACGGACTCGAACCGGAAAATCCAGCCGGTTTTTACGGCCCTGACGCAGAGTTTCGGGAAAGGTCGCGATCGCTCGTCATCACCTTACTCCCCGGTTCTAGAGCGCCGGAAGCCTATGCTAATTGGCTGCTAATAGTAGAGGCTGTAGCCGGAATTTTGTCGCTGTTTGCCGATCGCAAATTGTTATTTTTTGGAGCCATTTCTCCGGAGTTAAATTTAGAAGCTTTGCGACCTAGTTTAGAATTTTTCGGCTGGCGACAAGACGGCGAAACTAGAACGCAGCGGCGAGAAGGAAGTATTTTGCGACCTCCTGTTTCTAGCGATCGAGAAATTCGGAAAGAATCTCCTAATTTGCTATTGCCCTTGACATTGGTGCAGAGAAACGCCACGATGATTTTGACTCAGCAAAGTTTTAACGATTGTTTGTACGAAGCCGATTTAGCAATAGCAATGGCAGGAACAGCTACAGAACAATTTGTAGGTTTAGGAAAACCGGCGATCGCCATTCCCGGAAACGGCCCGCAATTTACTCCAGCTTTTGCAGAAGCTCAAAGTCGCCTGTTAGGCCCGTCATTAATTTTAGTCAAACATCCCGCCGAAGTTGCCGGCGCCGTGCAGTCTTTGCTCCGCGACCCCGACAGGTTGCAGCTAATCGCTGAAAATGGCTGGCGGCGCATGGGAGAACCCGGTGCAGCAGCCAGAATTGCCGAGTGTTTAATTCAGCGGTTCGGCGGTGAATGCAGCAATTCTCAATTGCCTGCAATAGACTAG